The proteins below come from a single Dermatophagoides farinae isolate YC_2012a chromosome 7, ASM2471394v1, whole genome shotgun sequence genomic window:
- the LOC124496376 gene encoding uncharacterized protein LOC124496376 isoform X2, with protein MESAITVKIISDSITTTISPSTSKTEIYVNDEDIVEKDKRRANELIKSMRRMPNWHMTNHYIGNNKMMTMNNYKHHNAQFANGWRAVPLPKIGKVPIKIHSSSVAIPVVIPIVTTTTTTTTTEKPIPSPTTTSATIEISSIDFSPIPVMHIINQQPKPMMIENNDDDDRNNQTYAMKCFIDGKQYSNGEQISITTDDDNPCTYCRCFYGQKICQQHICPSAPSLDCLAEQKNGQCCPVYTCGKTTTNVDNNSEQQSDDLNSNIDQSIVFNHEQSLPIRSRGPQFVVPINHQPTDDSTIPLSSTNHSQRRNGMLMPMNPLEFLYNNPLVNRVHFPSSSSTQSPIIEMKENWPIVNPNSIKFNPQLPTNDIMRINNNKDKDKNLPNFDSKDEQIGTNISSPIRTQPQSPVRPIFSTHKLIPSSNEQNLLPPPSSSQSQAQSSSTYIPMIMTISTVKPFVTSSTKVVPNIQTSGGNNLMTNLFQVSGCNIYGKMYKTQEQIPELSDQCKWCICSISGVKCTNNC; from the exons ATG GAATCAGCTATAACGGTGAAAATCATTTCCgattcaataacaacaacaatatcaccatcaacGAGCAAAACAGAAATTTATGTTAACGATGAggatattgttgaaaaag ACAAACGCCGTGCTaatgaattgataaaatcaatgCGAAGAATGCCCAATTGGCATATGACAAATCATTATattggtaataataaaatgatgacgatgaataaTTATAAACATCATAATGCACAATTTGCAAATGGATGGCGTGCTGTTCCATTGCCCAAAATTGGGAAAGTTCCAATCAAAATACATTCATCTAGTGTTGCCATACCAGTTGTAATTCCAAttgttacaacaacaacaacaacaacaaccactgAAAAACCGATTCCATCACCAACTACAACATCAGCTACCATTGAAATATCGAGTATCGATTTTTCTCCAATACCTGTGATGCATATAATTAATCAACAGCCAAAACccatgatgattgaaaataatgatgatgatgatcgaaataatcaaacatATGCAA TGAAATGTTTTATCGATGGAAAACAATATTCAAATGGTGAACAAATATCAATTaccactgatgatgataatccatGTAcatattgtcgttgtttttatGGACAAAAAATCTGTCAACAACATATTTGTCCATCAGCACCATCATTAGATTGTTTGGCTGAACAGAAAAATGGTCAATGTTGTCCAGTTTATACGTGTGgtaaaacaacgacaaatgTGGATAATAATTCTGAACAACAAtctgatgatttgaatagcaatattgatcaatcaatagtTTTCAATCATGAACAATCATTACCAATTCGATCACGAGGTCCACAATTTGTTGTACCGATTAATCATCAACCGACAGATGATTCAACaattccattatcatcaacaaatcatTCACAACGACGAAATGGAATGTTAATGCCAATGAATCCATTAGAATTTCTATACAATAATCCATTAGTTAATCGTGtacattttccatcatcatcatcgacacaATCAccaataattgaaatgaaagaaaattggcCAATCGTCAATCcgaattcaattaaatttaatcCACAATTACCAACCAACGATATTATGaggatcaacaacaacaaagacaaGGATAAAAATCTGCCGAATTTTGATTCGAAAGATGAACAAATAGGGACAAATATTAGTTCGCCAATCCGTACACAACCACAATCACCTGTTCGACCGATATTCTCGACACATAAACTGATTCCATCATCCAATGAACAGAATCTGCTACCACcaccgtcatcatcacaatcacaagCACAATCATCGAGTACTTATATTCctatgataatgacaattaGTACGGTTAAACCATTTGTGACAAGTAGCACCAAAGTGGTTCCAAATATTCAAACTAGTGGTGGtaataatttgatgacaAATCTATTTCAAGTATCAGGATGTAATATATATGGTAAAATGTATAAAACACAAGAACAAATCCCAGAATTAAGTGATCAATGTAAATGGTGTATTTGTTCAATATCCGGTGTTAAATGTACGaataattgttga
- the LOC124496376 gene encoding uncharacterized protein LOC124496376 isoform X1, which produces MASLKWLLIIIGIFIVPEILAQESAITVKIISDSITTTISPSTSKTEIYVNDEDIVEKDKRRANELIKSMRRMPNWHMTNHYIGNNKMMTMNNYKHHNAQFANGWRAVPLPKIGKVPIKIHSSSVAIPVVIPIVTTTTTTTTTEKPIPSPTTTSATIEISSIDFSPIPVMHIINQQPKPMMIENNDDDDRNNQTYAMKCFIDGKQYSNGEQISITTDDDNPCTYCRCFYGQKICQQHICPSAPSLDCLAEQKNGQCCPVYTCGKTTTNVDNNSEQQSDDLNSNIDQSIVFNHEQSLPIRSRGPQFVVPINHQPTDDSTIPLSSTNHSQRRNGMLMPMNPLEFLYNNPLVNRVHFPSSSSTQSPIIEMKENWPIVNPNSIKFNPQLPTNDIMRINNNKDKDKNLPNFDSKDEQIGTNISSPIRTQPQSPVRPIFSTHKLIPSSNEQNLLPPPSSSQSQAQSSSTYIPMIMTISTVKPFVTSSTKVVPNIQTSGGNNLMTNLFQVSGCNIYGKMYKTQEQIPELSDQCKWCICSISGVKCTNNC; this is translated from the exons ATGGCTTCATTAAAATGGTTGCTAATTATCATTGGAATATTTATTGTTCCTGAAATTCTCGCCCAGGAATCAGCTATAACGGTGAAAATCATTTCCgattcaataacaacaacaatatcaccatcaacGAGCAAAACAGAAATTTATGTTAACGATGAggatattgttgaaaaag ACAAACGCCGTGCTaatgaattgataaaatcaatgCGAAGAATGCCCAATTGGCATATGACAAATCATTATattggtaataataaaatgatgacgatgaataaTTATAAACATCATAATGCACAATTTGCAAATGGATGGCGTGCTGTTCCATTGCCCAAAATTGGGAAAGTTCCAATCAAAATACATTCATCTAGTGTTGCCATACCAGTTGTAATTCCAAttgttacaacaacaacaacaacaacaaccactgAAAAACCGATTCCATCACCAACTACAACATCAGCTACCATTGAAATATCGAGTATCGATTTTTCTCCAATACCTGTGATGCATATAATTAATCAACAGCCAAAACccatgatgattgaaaataatgatgatgatgatcgaaataatcaaacatATGCAA TGAAATGTTTTATCGATGGAAAACAATATTCAAATGGTGAACAAATATCAATTaccactgatgatgataatccatGTAcatattgtcgttgtttttatGGACAAAAAATCTGTCAACAACATATTTGTCCATCAGCACCATCATTAGATTGTTTGGCTGAACAGAAAAATGGTCAATGTTGTCCAGTTTATACGTGTGgtaaaacaacgacaaatgTGGATAATAATTCTGAACAACAAtctgatgatttgaatagcaatattgatcaatcaatagtTTTCAATCATGAACAATCATTACCAATTCGATCACGAGGTCCACAATTTGTTGTACCGATTAATCATCAACCGACAGATGATTCAACaattccattatcatcaacaaatcatTCACAACGACGAAATGGAATGTTAATGCCAATGAATCCATTAGAATTTCTATACAATAATCCATTAGTTAATCGTGtacattttccatcatcatcatcgacacaATCAccaataattgaaatgaaagaaaattggcCAATCGTCAATCcgaattcaattaaatttaatcCACAATTACCAACCAACGATATTATGaggatcaacaacaacaaagacaaGGATAAAAATCTGCCGAATTTTGATTCGAAAGATGAACAAATAGGGACAAATATTAGTTCGCCAATCCGTACACAACCACAATCACCTGTTCGACCGATATTCTCGACACATAAACTGATTCCATCATCCAATGAACAGAATCTGCTACCACcaccgtcatcatcacaatcacaagCACAATCATCGAGTACTTATATTCctatgataatgacaattaGTACGGTTAAACCATTTGTGACAAGTAGCACCAAAGTGGTTCCAAATATTCAAACTAGTGGTGGtaataatttgatgacaAATCTATTTCAAGTATCAGGATGTAATATATATGGTAAAATGTATAAAACACAAGAACAAATCCCAGAATTAAGTGATCAATGTAAATGGTGTATTTGTTCAATATCCGGTGTTAAATGTACGaataattgttga
- the LOC124496378 gene encoding huntingtin-interacting protein K — translation MHLDKDNKTVINSHNNNNEDEEIEEEEDPNKSKKIIGKHDSGAADLAKVTTYEASFFDEEGQNDSSEISGAARSIIDSKRSKEVAEKVARQKELAKVTIRKEDVELIMNEMEISKADAELKLRQSMGNVVQALITLINE, via the coding sequence ATGCACCTCGACAAGGATAACAAGACTGTTATTAAtagtcataataataataatgaagatgaagaaattgaagaagaagaagatccaaataaatcgaaaaaaatcattggcaAACATGATTCCGGAGCAGCCGATTTAGCCAAAGTGACAACATATGAGGCAAGTTTTTTCGATGAAGAAGGCCAGAATGATTCATCTGAAATTAGTGGTGCTGCACGATCAATAATCGATAGTAAACGTTCGAAAGAAGTGGCCGAGAAAGTTGCCCGACAAAAAGAATTGGCCAAAGTAACGATCCGCAAGGAAGATGTTGAATTGATCATGAACGAAATGGAAATATCTAAAGCTGATGCTGAATTAAAGCTCCGCCAATCTATGGGAAATGTTGTTCAAGCGCTGATTacattgattaatgaatga